The following nucleotide sequence is from Tardiphaga alba.
CTTTGCTCTTTTCACCTGGATCAATAGCGGCGGCCTGGTGATGGATCGCATCATGGCCGGCATTTCGCTGGATGATATCCAGAACGATCGCATCCCGACAGCGTCCACGTCGGCGATCGACATGGTGGTCGGGCTCGCTCTGTCCCGTGGTCATCTCCTGCGCAAATTGCGCGCGGCGGAGGCCATCGGCAGCCTTGGCTGGGCCGGCAAGCGCGGCCAGTCGGCAATGTGGATTTCTCAGGGATTCTGGCGCGAATATGCGATGGCGCAGGCCGAAAAGCTCGTGATCATCGAGCGGGCATATGCAGCGGGCGCCCCATAGGGGCGCCCATGACTATCAATGTCGCATAGACGCGCATCTTTTGCATTTGCACGGAACGCCGCGTTGCCACGCGGCGCATGTGTTGGCAGGCTGTGTCCATTCGATGGATGGAGACTTCGTGGTGGCAAAGAAGACGGTGAAGCGCCCGGCGGCGAAAACGGTCAAGGCGCACAAGGTGATGAAGAAGGCGGCAGCCAAAAGTCCGGCAGCCAAGGCCAAAGTATCCAAGCCCAAAATATCCAAGCCCAAAGCATCCAAGGCCAAGACATCTCTAGCTAAGTCATCCCCGGCCAAGGCATCCAAAACAGTCACGCCGAAGGTGCGTCTGCCGAAGGGACCGGCCTGGCAGTGGACCGCGGTGGAGACTGCTGCGGCGATCCGCTCGGGCGTGGTGTCGGCCGTCGAGGTCACCGAAGCACAGATCGCGCATATGAAGGCGGTCAATCCGAAGCTGAACGCTCTCGTGGTCGATCTGTCGGAGCAGGCACTGAACGCCGCGCGGGCCGCCGACAAGGTGCGCAAGGATGCCGATCGCGGCGCGCTGCATGGCGTGCCGATCACCATCAAGGTCAATGTCGATTTCGAGGGGCAGGCCAACAGCAATGGCGTGCCGGCGCTGGCCAATCTGATCGCGCCGTCGGACGCGCCGGTGGTGCGCAACCTGAAACAGGCCGGCGCCATCGTTCTCGGTTTGACCAACACGCCGGAATTCTCGTTCCGTGGCTTCACCGACAATCCGCTCTACGGGCTGACGCTCAATCCGTGGGGGCCGGACATTACCTGCGGCGGCTCGTCGGGCGGCGCGGGGTCGGCGGTGGCGGCCGGAATCGGCACGATCGCCCATGGCAACGATATCGGCGGCTCGCTGCGCTGGCCGGCGCATTGCAACGGCGTCGCCACCATCAAGCCGACCCAGGGGCGCATCCCCGCCTTCAACGAGAGTGCGGCGGCCGAGCGGCCGCTGATGGCGCATCTGATGTCCGCGCAGGGGCCGCTGGCGCGCAGCGTCGCCGATGTGCGCCTGGCCCTCGGCGTGATGAGCCGGCGCGATCCGCGCGATCCCTGGTGGGTGCCGGCCCCGCTGGAGGGGCCGAAGCTGAAGGGGCCGATCAAGGTCGCGTTGGCGAAGATGCCCGATGACATGAACGTGCATCCGTCGGTGACGGCGGCGCTGCGCCAGGCTGCCGACCATCTGGAACGCGGCGGCTACCGCGTCACCGAGGTTGCGGTGCCGGATATCAGTGCGGTGTGGCAGACCTGGTGTGACATCATCGCCAATGAGGCAATGACGCTGCAGGAAGCCGCGATGCTGCCGGTGACCTCGAAGGACTTCCACAAGGCCTGGGCCGGCATCACGACGAAAGCCAACCCGCTGGATCTCAGCGCCTGGATGAAGGCGACGGCAGCGCGCAGCACGCATATCCGTACGTGGCAGATGTTCTTCGAGGACTATCCGGTGGTGCTGGCGCCGACCTCGGTGCAACCGACGCCGGGGCCGCGTGCGGATGCCGAGAGCCCGGAGCGGACGCTCGAGATATTCTGGAACGATCTGCGCTTCATCTCGGCCATCAACGTGTTGGGCCTGCCTGGCGCGGTGGTGCCGGTGGCGCTGCATGACGGCAAGCCGATAGGCGTGCAGCTCATCGCGGGACGCTATCGCGAGGATCTGGCGCTGGATGCCGCCGCGGCGATCGAGAAGCGCGTGGGGATGCTGGTGCGGCAGTTGTGGGAGCGAGCGGAGTAATTCGCTCCGCTCTCGTCTGGAGTGGGTCTGTAGCCCGGATGGAGCGAAGCGAAATCCGGGGACAGCAGAGATTGTTCAAACGCCGGCTCCCGGATTGCGCTTCGCTCCATCCGGGCTACGGGACCGAGTGTAAGGTGGCACGGCGTTGCCCACCTTACACGGCGATGTATCGCTCCGATCAGAACGTCTTGTCGGCGTCCGGACGATGCACGTTCTTCGGCGAGAAGCCGGAACGCTTGGCTTCACGCGCATTGCGCACCCAGACTTCGCGGTTCGGATGCAGGCCGGCGCCGCGGGTGGCGGGCACCGCCGTCTGGCGCGCACGATGCAGCAGGCGCGTATCGGCCTCGCCGCAGCTCGGATGGATGCCGCCATTGTCGGCGACCACCTTGTCCCATGCCGCCTTGCGCTTGGCATAGACGGCAGCGTCCTGAAGCTGCGTGCAGTTCAGTTCGTTGCTGTTGAGATCGGCCACGATCTCGTCGCCGTCTTCCACCAGCGCGATGGCGCCGCCGAGTGCCGCTTCCGGTCCGACATGGCCGATGACGAGGCCCACCGAACCGCCGGAGAAGCGCGCATCGGTCATCAGACCCACCACGATATTGCGCTCGCGGCAGAGCGTGGTGATGCGCGAGGTGGGGTCCAGCATTTCCGGCATGCCGGGAGCGCCGACCGGGCCGTCGTAGCGCACGATCACCATGTCGTGGTTCTGGAATTTCTCCGGATGCTGGTCGAGTGCGGCGATCAGGCCGCGCTCGCCTTCGAACACGCGCGCAGTGCCGCGGAAGCAATTGTCCTCGAGGCCACCTTCGACGCCGGCGAGCTTGAGGATCGCGGAGAATTCCGGCGACAGGTTGCCGCCGAGCACGCGCAGGCCGCCGGTCGGCTTGTAGGGTTTTGCGACATTGTAGACGACCTTGCCGTCGGCCGGCTTGGTCTCGAGGCGCTTGATCTGCTCGGCCAGCGTCTCGCCGGTGCAGGTCAGCACGTCGCCATTGATCAGGCCGGCTTCCATCAGCTCGCGCACGATCACCTGCACGCCGCCGACATTGTCGATGTCCACCATCGAATATTTGCCATAGGGCCGCGCGTCGGTGAGCACCGGCACGACATATTGCGAGAGATAGTTGAATTCCTGCGGCGTCATGACTTCCTTCCAGAAGTCGGTGAAGCCTGCAGCGCGCGCGATTTCCGGCGCATGCAGCGTCACATTGGTCGAACCGCCGATCGCCAGCGAGACGATGACCGCGTTGCGGATGGAGTCACGGCTGACGATGTCGCGCGGCTTGATGCCCTTGGCGATCATGTTGGAGAGATAGCCGACCAGCTGCTCCGGAAACTCCTTCAGGCGGCGCGGATCGTCCGACGGCGGCGCCACCATGTGCAGCGGCTGCATGCCCACCACGCCGATGAAGGTCTGCATGGTGTTGTAGGTGAAGATGCCGCCGCACGAGCCGATGCCCGGGCAGGCATGGCAGGCGATGTGGTGGCGATATTCGGCGTCCGGATTGCCGGCGACCTGATAGGCGCTGACGATGTCCAGCTTCTCGCCGGTCTTCGGATCTTCGCCCGGATGGA
It contains:
- a CDS encoding amidase family protein — encoded protein: MKKAAAKSPAAKAKVSKPKISKPKASKAKTSLAKSSPAKASKTVTPKVRLPKGPAWQWTAVETAAAIRSGVVSAVEVTEAQIAHMKAVNPKLNALVVDLSEQALNAARAADKVRKDADRGALHGVPITIKVNVDFEGQANSNGVPALANLIAPSDAPVVRNLKQAGAIVLGLTNTPEFSFRGFTDNPLYGLTLNPWGPDITCGGSSGGAGSAVAAGIGTIAHGNDIGGSLRWPAHCNGVATIKPTQGRIPAFNESAAAERPLMAHLMSAQGPLARSVADVRLALGVMSRRDPRDPWWVPAPLEGPKLKGPIKVALAKMPDDMNVHPSVTAALRQAADHLERGGYRVTEVAVPDISAVWQTWCDIIANEAMTLQEAAMLPVTSKDFHKAWAGITTKANPLDLSAWMKATAARSTHIRTWQMFFEDYPVVLAPTSVQPTPGPRADAESPERTLEIFWNDLRFISAINVLGLPGAVVPVALHDGKPIGVQLIAGRYREDLALDAAAAIEKRVGMLVRQLWERAE
- a CDS encoding dihydroxy-acid dehydratase domain-containing protein, whose amino-acid sequence is MSKSPVVTIDNHPGRSAQTIGMARVLGTDETLIHEPSVGVVGTKGDSQCYMGVMSKVDAIHESLKKRIGRGAGQLPYRLVQPEYTIATSDGIRNGTREMRYSLIGREVTNDALSEHLSATGLLGTIAVVACDKPPVGTLAALLEHNEPAIIMSDGSIHPGEDPKTGEKLDIVSAYQVAGNPDAEYRHHIACHACPGIGSCGGIFTYNTMQTFIGVVGMQPLHMVAPPSDDPRRLKEFPEQLVGYLSNMIAKGIKPRDIVSRDSIRNAVIVSLAIGGSTNVTLHAPEIARAAGFTDFWKEVMTPQEFNYLSQYVVPVLTDARPYGKYSMVDIDNVGGVQVIVRELMEAGLINGDVLTCTGETLAEQIKRLETKPADGKVVYNVAKPYKPTGGLRVLGGNLSPEFSAILKLAGVEGGLEDNCFRGTARVFEGERGLIAALDQHPEKFQNHDMVIVRYDGPVGAPGMPEMLDPTSRITTLCRERNIVVGLMTDARFSGGSVGLVIGHVGPEAALGGAIALVEDGDEIVADLNSNELNCTQLQDAAVYAKRKAAWDKVVADNGGIHPSCGEADTRLLHRARQTAVPATRGAGLHPNREVWVRNAREAKRSGFSPKNVHRPDADKTF